GCCGCAAAAGTGCCGCTGACCTGCGGATACATGGTCAACTGTGGGTAACGGGTGGGTTGACGGGGGGTAGCCGAGTACGGATATGGTCCCTCACGTCTCGCACAACGGGGCGATCGGACAGCCGTTACGTACGCATCGCCAGCCGACTGGGTGCCGCCGGACAACCGGGGACAGCCAAAGGCGGGTAACGCCGTCGAACGGGTTGCGCGGATCCGGCGCGCACCGCGGTTCGGCGTCGGAACGGCGTACCGAAGGGGGTCGTCGTGTCGGCGACGGGCCAGCTGAAAGGGGGCTCGGCAGGCCAGTAGACAACGGCTCGGTCGTCTGCAGCCAGCAGCCGCCCGGTCGGTCCGAAGGTCCCGCCGAGCCCCCCGCAGCCGCCCCCCGAGACACCGCTCCGCCGTAGAGTGGGGTGGCCGCGAAGCCGCGGCCGCCCGCGGTGCGCCGCGTGACGTCAAGCGGAGCGGGAGGCCACGCAGCGTGCGGTCACCGAGCCGGCCGGCCCCTCGCCGCTTCTCGTTCCTCCTCGCGCTCGCGGCCGGCGGCCTGCTCGTCCTCGCCTTCCCGCCGTTCGGCTACTGGCCGTTGGCCGCGGTGTCGGCCGGGACCCTCTCCTTCGTGGTGCGCGGCCGACGGGCCCGCTCCGGCGCTCTCTACGGTTTGGTCTTCGGACTCGCCTTCTTCATCCCGCTGCTCCGGTGGAGCGGCACCTACGTCGGCGCCGTCCCGTGGCTCCTCCTCAGCGTCGCCGAGGCACTGTTCATCGCCGCGCTCGGCGCTGCCCTCGCCGTCACCTCCCGGCTGCCCTACTGGCCGGTGTGGGCGGCGGCGCTGTGGGTTGCCGAGGAGGCGCTGCGCGACCGGTTGCCGTTCGGCGGGTTCCCGTGGGGGCGGCTCGCCTTCAGTCAGCCGGATGGACCGTTCGTGCCCTTCGCCGCGTTCGGCGGGGCGCCGTTGGTGACCTTCGCGGTCGCGCTGACCGGATGCCTCGCGGCCTACGCCGTCCAGCGCGGGCTGCGCCGCGACGTCCGGGTGGTCGCGGCGCTCGCGGCCGCCGGAGTCCTCGCGGTGCCGCTGGTCGGACTCCTGCTGGGGCTCAGCGTGCAGACCGGCGACCGGTCCCGCCAGGTCCAGATCGCGGTGGTGCAGGGCAACGTGCCCAGGCTCGGGCTGGGCTTCAACGCCCAGCGGGAAGCCGTGCTCCACGACCACGTGCGCCAGACCCTGGTCCTGGCCGGGCAGATCCGATCCGGCGCGCAACCCCGACCGGCGTTCGTCGTCTGGCCGGAGGATGCCTCCGACATCGACCCGCTCGACAACCCGGACGCGGCGGCGCTGATCGACCAGGCGGCCCGCGCGGTCGGCGTCCCCATCCTCGTCGGCGCGATCCTC
The Mycobacteriales bacterium DNA segment above includes these coding regions:
- the lnt gene encoding apolipoprotein N-acyltransferase, whose amino-acid sequence is MRSPSRPAPRRFSFLLALAAGGLLVLAFPPFGYWPLAAVSAGTLSFVVRGRRARSGALYGLVFGLAFFIPLLRWSGTYVGAVPWLLLSVAEALFIAALGAALAVTSRLPYWPVWAAALWVAEEALRDRLPFGGFPWGRLAFSQPDGPFVPFAAFGGAPLVTFAVALTGCLAAYAVQRGLRRDVRVVAALAAAGVLAVPLVGLLLGLSVQTGDRSRQVQIAVVQGNVPRLGLGFNAQREAVLHDHVRQTLVLAGQIRSGAQPRPAFVVWPEDASDIDPLDNPDAAALIDQAARAVGVPILVGAILDGPGNHVRNAGIVWDPRTGPGATYLKRHPVPFGEYIPLRSLARLVTSKVDLVPRDMLAGEGSGDLHIGGLTIGDVICFEVAYDGLVADDVDGGAQVLVVQTNNATFGHTAESPQQLAMARIRAVEHDRSVIVSSTSGISAIIAPDGRVRAQSKIFTAARFDLPVAVQSGTTVATRLGAIPEWVLTGVAGIALLTAVVVRRSERGRPAPPMSVHPDRERENA